Proteins co-encoded in one Pogona vitticeps strain Pit_001003342236 chromosome 9, PviZW2.1, whole genome shotgun sequence genomic window:
- the LOC140701977 gene encoding uncharacterized protein LOC140701977 produces the protein MSQQSELCSQQRIKAAAADVKAAYWGLCSQMDATLKGEDEGHAAAADEAPGGREGEKRGRASEALGGRRAGFRRRSRRPDDWLSEAASLNAPSPAPVRPPARPGIRALRTAGSSAGRNEGRRAGGGAPGSPGRQGSTFPSNPGQRLPARRRSREAPADRAMMEPPEPQREAASAAGRGLEVAKSRGGGAGSGAAAGAAVRGALELAEARRRLLEAEGQRRLVSELERRVHQLHRVFLEAELRLAHRAESLGRLGGGVAQAELHLAAAAAAGSPLHGPRLRKAALPRGRPKKLLRPPARLLASALGLGGCVPWAGGQKQRPRGGRAPEPPPESPFRRPSLRGAPPANGPPRPWEGSGCRVTGSGEEE, from the coding sequence AAGGGCGAGGACGAGGGCCATGCCGCCGCGGCTGACGAAGCCcccggggggagggagggggagaagcggGGACGGGCGTCGGAGGCGCTGGGAGGGCGCCGGGCGGGGTTTCGCCGACGGTCTCGCCGCCCCGATGACTGGCTCTCCGAGGCCGCCTCTCTCAACGCTCCCTCTCCTGcccccgtccgcccgcccgcccgtcccgGTATAAGAGCGCTGCGGACCGCCGGCTCCTCTGCTGGCCGGAACGAGGGACGGAGAGCCGGAGGGGGCGCCCCGGGCTCTCCCGGCAGGCAGGGCTCGACCTTCCCTTCCAACCCCGGCCAGCGGCTCCCTGCCCGGAGGAGGAGCCGGGAGGCCCCCGCAGACCGGGCGATGATGGAGCCCCCCGAGCCCCAGCGGGAAGCGGCGTCGGCGGCCGGCCGGGGGCTGGAGGTGGCCAAGTCGCGGGGCGGCGGCGCGGGCTCGGGGGCGGCAGCGGGGGCGGCGGTGCGGGGGGCGCTGGAGCTGGCCGAAGCCCGCCGGCGGCTGCTGGAGGCGGAGGGGCAGCGGCGGCTGGTCTCGGAGCTGGAGCGCCGCGTCCACCAGCTGCACCGCGTCTTCCTGGAGGCCGAGCTGCGCCTCGCCCACCGCGCCGAGAGCCTGGGCCGCCTGGGCGGCGGGGTGGCCCAAGCCGAGCTCcacctggcggcggcggcggcggcggggtccCCCCTCCACGGGCCCCGCCTGAGGAAGGCGGCCCTCCCGCGCGGGCGGCCCAAGAAGCTCCTCCGGCCGCCGGCCCGCCTGCTGGCTTCGGCGCTGGGGCTGGGCGGCTGCGTGCCCTGGGCCGGCGGGCAGAAGCAGCGCCCCCGCGGCGGCCGAGCCCCGGAGCCGCCCCCCGAGTCGCCCTTCCGCCGCCCGAGCCTCCGAGGGGCCCCTCCCGCCAACGGCCCCCCTCGGCCCTGGGAGGGCTCCGGTTGCCGAGTCACCGGGAGCGGCGAGGAGGAATGA